A genomic segment from Malus domestica chromosome 05, GDT2T_hap1 encodes:
- the LOC103413662 gene encoding uncharacterized protein isoform X7 — MHMTPFEASPGTRKLNTYNTAVKDVKVFQFGYWQICLVFYGERWLVSASNYVSRRYMSDHCDSWWTSTRAYPGAYSLSAIWTLMAGSWCSIIYWSCISRSLFVICNLDSDGWLLV; from the exons ATGCACAT GACTCCGTTTGAAGCATCACCAGGAACTAGAAAATTAAACACTTACAACACAGCTGTTAAAGACGTTAAAGTATTTCAATTTGGCTATTGGCAAATATGTTTGGTGTTTTATGGCGAGAGATGGTTGGTTTCTGCTTCTAATTATGTTAGCAGGAGGTACATGAGTGATCACTGCGACAGTTGGTGGACCTCAACAAGAG CATATCCAGGAGCTTATTCGTTATCTGCAATTTGGACTCTGATGGCTGGCTCTTGGTGTAGCATCATCTATTGGTCTTG CATATCCAGGAGCTTATTCGTTATCTGTAATTTGGACTCTGATGGCTGGCTCTTGGTGTAG
- the LOC103413662 gene encoding uncharacterized protein isoform X2: MKVLAAAAPLPQRSFFTHRIVDPIPAPIRQTESKMLGILRQKVGAGSSSAMILGQKILPATSAMRGFAASAKEVEDQVNRFFFGWFGSGDSGGLPSRRKLGGAATGSRISLLSLQLDQVLADLI; encoded by the exons ATGAAAGTGTTGGCTGCTGCTGCTCCGCTCCCTCAACGCTCATTTTTTACACATCGCATCGTCGATCCGATCCCCGCTCCAATCCGCCAAACAG AATCAAAGATGTTGGGAATTTTAAGGCAAAAAGTGGGAGCTGGAAGCTCATCAGCTATG ATTTTGGGGCAGAAGATCCTCCCCGCCACGTCGGCAATGAGGGGTTTCGCAGCTTCGGCTAAAGAG GTTGAAGATCAAgttaatagatttttttttggttggttcGGATCGGGCGATTCCGGAGGCCTGCCATCGAG AAGGAAGCTAGGAGGTGCAGCAACTGGAAGTCGGATTTCACTCCTGTCATTGCAATTAGATCAGGTTCTGGCTGATTTGATCTGA
- the LOC103413662 gene encoding uncharacterized protein isoform X17 produces MKVLAAAAPLPQRSFFTHRIVDPIPAPIRQTESKMLGILRQKVGAGSSSAMILGQKILPATSAMRGFAASAKELLFIVRLKIKLIDFFLVGSDRAIPEACHRGT; encoded by the exons ATGAAAGTGTTGGCTGCTGCTGCTCCGCTCCCTCAACGCTCATTTTTTACACATCGCATCGTCGATCCGATCCCCGCTCCAATCCGCCAAACAG AATCAAAGATGTTGGGAATTTTAAGGCAAAAAGTGGGAGCTGGAAGCTCATCAGCTATG ATTTTGGGGCAGAAGATCCTCCCCGCCACGTCGGCAATGAGGGGTTTCGCAGCTTCGGCTAAAGAG CTCCTCTTTATAGTTAGGTTGAAGATCAAgttaatagatttttttttggttggttcGGATCGGGCGATTCCGGAGGCCTGCCATCGAG GTACCTAA
- the LOC103413662 gene encoding uncharacterized protein isoform X4, which produces MHMTPFEASPGTRKLNTYNTAVKDVKVFQFGYWQICLVFYGERWLVSASNYVSRRYMSDHCDSWWTSTRAYPGAYSLSAIWTLMAGSWCSIIYWSCIIYWSCISRSLFVICNLDSDGWLLV; this is translated from the exons ATGCACAT GACTCCGTTTGAAGCATCACCAGGAACTAGAAAATTAAACACTTACAACACAGCTGTTAAAGACGTTAAAGTATTTCAATTTGGCTATTGGCAAATATGTTTGGTGTTTTATGGCGAGAGATGGTTGGTTTCTGCTTCTAATTATGTTAGCAGGAGGTACATGAGTGATCACTGCGACAGTTGGTGGACCTCAACAAGAG CATATCCAGGAGCTTATTCGTTATCTGCAATTTGGACTCTGATGGCTGGCTCTTGGTGTAGCATCATCTATTGGTCTTG CATCATCTATTGGTCTTG CATATCCAGGAGCTTATTCGTTATCTGCAATTTGGACTCTGATGGCTGGCTCTTGGTGTAG
- the LOC103413662 gene encoding uncharacterized protein isoform X15 has product MKVLAAAAPLPQRSFFTHRIVDPIPAPIRQTESKMLGILRQKVGAGSSSAMILGQKILPATSAMRGFAASAKELLFIVRLKIKLIDFFLVGSDRAIPEACHRAEGS; this is encoded by the exons ATGAAAGTGTTGGCTGCTGCTGCTCCGCTCCCTCAACGCTCATTTTTTACACATCGCATCGTCGATCCGATCCCCGCTCCAATCCGCCAAACAG AATCAAAGATGTTGGGAATTTTAAGGCAAAAAGTGGGAGCTGGAAGCTCATCAGCTATG ATTTTGGGGCAGAAGATCCTCCCCGCCACGTCGGCAATGAGGGGTTTCGCAGCTTCGGCTAAAGAG CTCCTCTTTATAGTTAGGTTGAAGATCAAgttaatagatttttttttggttggttcGGATCGGGCGATTCCGGAGGCCTGCCATCGAG CAGAAGGAAGCTAG
- the LOC103413662 gene encoding uncharacterized protein isoform X16 produces the protein MKVLAAAAPLPQRSFFTHRIVDPIPAPIRQTESKMLGILRQKVGAGSSSAMILGQKILPATSAMRGFAASAKELLFIVRLKIKLIDFFLVGSDRAIPEACHREGS, from the exons ATGAAAGTGTTGGCTGCTGCTGCTCCGCTCCCTCAACGCTCATTTTTTACACATCGCATCGTCGATCCGATCCCCGCTCCAATCCGCCAAACAG AATCAAAGATGTTGGGAATTTTAAGGCAAAAAGTGGGAGCTGGAAGCTCATCAGCTATG ATTTTGGGGCAGAAGATCCTCCCCGCCACGTCGGCAATGAGGGGTTTCGCAGCTTCGGCTAAAGAG CTCCTCTTTATAGTTAGGTTGAAGATCAAgttaatagatttttttttggttggttcGGATCGGGCGATTCCGGAGGCCTGCCATCGAG AAGGAAGCTAG
- the LOC103413662 gene encoding uncharacterized protein isoform X6 → MLICLRRCLRNKVCRRLLIYLCCHQNNEKEPKGEEEKKGKQERELCTCKCQCSLMFDVLLQVLLGDVGAGKSSLVLCFVKGQFVEFQQSVGIPDIDSGSTPKQGRLTAIHKNCSAAT, encoded by the exons ATGCTGATTTGCTTACGGCGGTGTTTAAG GAATAAAGTTTGTAGAAGGTTGCTGATCTACCTATGCTGCCACCAAAATAAT GAGAAAGAGCCGAAAggtgaggaagaaaagaagggaAAGCAGGAAAGAGAGCTCTGCACATGCAAATGTCAGTGTTCAT TGATGTTTGATGTTCTTCTTCAAGTGCTTCTTGGGGATGTTGGAGCTGGGAAATCAAGTCTGGTGTTGTGCTTTGTAAAAGGACAATTCGTTGAATTTCAG CAAAGCGTGGGAATTCCTGATATCGATTCTGGAAGCACGCCGAAACAAGGCCGTTTGACCGCAATTCACAAGAATTGCTCTGCCGCGACCTGA
- the LOC103413662 gene encoding uncharacterized protein isoform X10 gives MHMTPFEASPGTRKLNTYNTAVKDVKVFQFGYWQICLVFYGERWLVSASNYVSRRYMSDHCDSWWTSTRAYPGAYSLSAIWTLMAGSWCSIIYWSWSLFVICNLDSDGWLLV, from the exons ATGCACAT GACTCCGTTTGAAGCATCACCAGGAACTAGAAAATTAAACACTTACAACACAGCTGTTAAAGACGTTAAAGTATTTCAATTTGGCTATTGGCAAATATGTTTGGTGTTTTATGGCGAGAGATGGTTGGTTTCTGCTTCTAATTATGTTAGCAGGAGGTACATGAGTGATCACTGCGACAGTTGGTGGACCTCAACAAGAG CATATCCAGGAGCTTATTCGTTATCTGCAATTTGGACTCTGATGGCTGGCTCTTGGTGTAGCATCATCTATTGGTCTTG GAGCTTATTCGTTATCTGTAATTTGGACTCTGATGGCTGGCTCTTGGTGTAG
- the LOC103413662 gene encoding uncharacterized protein isoform X13, whose protein sequence is MHMTPFEASPGTRKLNTYNTAVKDVKVFQFGYWQICLVFYGERWLVSASNYVSRRYMSDHCDSWWTSTRGAYSLSAIWTLMAGSWCSIIYWSCISRSLFVICNLDSDGWLLV, encoded by the exons ATGCACAT GACTCCGTTTGAAGCATCACCAGGAACTAGAAAATTAAACACTTACAACACAGCTGTTAAAGACGTTAAAGTATTTCAATTTGGCTATTGGCAAATATGTTTGGTGTTTTATGGCGAGAGATGGTTGGTTTCTGCTTCTAATTATGTTAGCAGGAGGTACATGAGTGATCACTGCGACAGTTGGTGGACCTCAACAAGAG GAGCTTATTCGTTATCTGCAATTTGGACTCTGATGGCTGGCTCTTGGTGTAGCATCATCTATTGGTCTTG CATATCCAGGAGCTTATTCGTTATCTGTAATTTGGACTCTGATGGCTGGCTCTTGGTGTAG
- the LOC103413662 gene encoding uncharacterized protein isoform X8, which yields MHMTPFEASPGTRKLNTYNTAVKDVKVFQFGYWQICLVFYGERWLVSASNYVSRRYMSDHCDSWWTSTRAYPGAYSLSAIWTLMAGSWCSIIYWSCISRSLFVICNLDSDGWLLV from the exons ATGCACAT GACTCCGTTTGAAGCATCACCAGGAACTAGAAAATTAAACACTTACAACACAGCTGTTAAAGACGTTAAAGTATTTCAATTTGGCTATTGGCAAATATGTTTGGTGTTTTATGGCGAGAGATGGTTGGTTTCTGCTTCTAATTATGTTAGCAGGAGGTACATGAGTGATCACTGCGACAGTTGGTGGACCTCAACAAGAG CATATCCAGGAGCTTATTCGTTATCTGCAATTTGGACTCTGATGGCTGGCTCTTGGTGTAGCATCATCTATTGGTCTTG CATATCCAGGAGCTTATTCGTTATCTGCAATTTGGACTCTGATGGCTGGCTCTTGGTGTAG
- the LOC103413662 gene encoding uncharacterized protein isoform X5 encodes MHMTPFEASPGTRKLNTYNTAVKDVKVFQFGYWQICLVFYGERWLVSASNYVSRRYMSDHCDSWWTSTRAYPGAYSLSAIWTLMAGSWCSIIYWSCIIYWSWSLFVICNLDSDGWLLV; translated from the exons ATGCACAT GACTCCGTTTGAAGCATCACCAGGAACTAGAAAATTAAACACTTACAACACAGCTGTTAAAGACGTTAAAGTATTTCAATTTGGCTATTGGCAAATATGTTTGGTGTTTTATGGCGAGAGATGGTTGGTTTCTGCTTCTAATTATGTTAGCAGGAGGTACATGAGTGATCACTGCGACAGTTGGTGGACCTCAACAAGAG CATATCCAGGAGCTTATTCGTTATCTGCAATTTGGACTCTGATGGCTGGCTCTTGGTGTAGCATCATCTATTGGTCTTG CATCATCTATTGGTCTTG GAGCTTATTCGTTATCTGCAATTTGGACTCTGATGGCTGGCTCTTGGTGTAG
- the LOC103413662 gene encoding uncharacterized protein isoform X1: MKVLAAAAPLPQRSFFTHRIVDPIPAPIRQTESKMLGILRQKVGAGSSSAMILGQKILPATSAMRGFAASAKEVEDQVNRFFFGWFGSGDSGGLPSSRRKLGGAATGSRISLLSLQLDQVLADLI; this comes from the exons ATGAAAGTGTTGGCTGCTGCTGCTCCGCTCCCTCAACGCTCATTTTTTACACATCGCATCGTCGATCCGATCCCCGCTCCAATCCGCCAAACAG AATCAAAGATGTTGGGAATTTTAAGGCAAAAAGTGGGAGCTGGAAGCTCATCAGCTATG ATTTTGGGGCAGAAGATCCTCCCCGCCACGTCGGCAATGAGGGGTTTCGCAGCTTCGGCTAAAGAG GTTGAAGATCAAgttaatagatttttttttggttggttcGGATCGGGCGATTCCGGAGGCCTGCCATCGAG CAGAAGGAAGCTAGGAGGTGCAGCAACTGGAAGTCGGATTTCACTCCTGTCATTGCAATTAGATCAGGTTCTGGCTGATTTGATCTGA
- the LOC103413662 gene encoding uncharacterized protein isoform X11, with translation MHMTPFEASPGTRKLNTYNTAVKDVKVFQFGYWQICLVFYGERWLVSASNYVSRRYMSDHCDSWWTSTRGAYSLSAIWTLMAGSWCSIIYWSCISRSLFVICNLDSDGWLLV, from the exons ATGCACAT GACTCCGTTTGAAGCATCACCAGGAACTAGAAAATTAAACACTTACAACACAGCTGTTAAAGACGTTAAAGTATTTCAATTTGGCTATTGGCAAATATGTTTGGTGTTTTATGGCGAGAGATGGTTGGTTTCTGCTTCTAATTATGTTAGCAGGAGGTACATGAGTGATCACTGCGACAGTTGGTGGACCTCAACAAGAG GAGCTTATTCGTTATCTGCAATTTGGACTCTGATGGCTGGCTCTTGGTGTAGCATCATCTATTGGTCTTG CATATCCAGGAGCTTATTCGTTATCTGCAATTTGGACTCTGATGGCTGGCTCTTGGTGTAG
- the LOC103413662 gene encoding uncharacterized protein isoform X9, giving the protein MLICLRRCLRNKVCRRLLIYLCCHQNNEKEPKGEEEKKGKQERELCTCKLMFDVLLQVLLGDVGAGKSSLVLCFVKGQFVEFQQSVGIPDIDSGSTPKQGRLTAIHKNCSAAT; this is encoded by the exons ATGCTGATTTGCTTACGGCGGTGTTTAAG GAATAAAGTTTGTAGAAGGTTGCTGATCTACCTATGCTGCCACCAAAATAAT GAGAAAGAGCCGAAAggtgaggaagaaaagaagggaAAGCAGGAAAGAGAGCTCTGCACATGCAAAT TGATGTTTGATGTTCTTCTTCAAGTGCTTCTTGGGGATGTTGGAGCTGGGAAATCAAGTCTGGTGTTGTGCTTTGTAAAAGGACAATTCGTTGAATTTCAG CAAAGCGTGGGAATTCCTGATATCGATTCTGGAAGCACGCCGAAACAAGGCCGTTTGACCGCAATTCACAAGAATTGCTCTGCCGCGACCTGA
- the LOC103413662 gene encoding uncharacterized protein isoform X3, with protein sequence MKVLAAAAPLPQRSFFTHRIVDPIPAPIRQTESKMLGILRQKVGAGSSSAMILGQKILPATSAMRGFAASAKEVEDQVNRFFFGWFGSGDSGGLPSSRRKLGGAATGSRISLLSLQLDQDSV encoded by the exons ATGAAAGTGTTGGCTGCTGCTGCTCCGCTCCCTCAACGCTCATTTTTTACACATCGCATCGTCGATCCGATCCCCGCTCCAATCCGCCAAACAG AATCAAAGATGTTGGGAATTTTAAGGCAAAAAGTGGGAGCTGGAAGCTCATCAGCTATG ATTTTGGGGCAGAAGATCCTCCCCGCCACGTCGGCAATGAGGGGTTTCGCAGCTTCGGCTAAAGAG GTTGAAGATCAAgttaatagatttttttttggttggttcGGATCGGGCGATTCCGGAGGCCTGCCATCGAG CAGAAGGAAGCTAGGAGGTGCAGCAACTGGAAGTCGGATTTCACTCCTGTCATTGCAATTAGATCAG GACTCCGTTTGA
- the LOC103413662 gene encoding uncharacterized protein isoform X14, with protein MHMTPFEASPGTRKLNTYNTAVKDVKVFQFGYWQICLVFYGERWLVSASNYVSRRYMSDHCDSWWTSTRGAYSLSAIWTLMAGSWCSIIYWSWSLFVICNLDSDGWLLV; from the exons ATGCACAT GACTCCGTTTGAAGCATCACCAGGAACTAGAAAATTAAACACTTACAACACAGCTGTTAAAGACGTTAAAGTATTTCAATTTGGCTATTGGCAAATATGTTTGGTGTTTTATGGCGAGAGATGGTTGGTTTCTGCTTCTAATTATGTTAGCAGGAGGTACATGAGTGATCACTGCGACAGTTGGTGGACCTCAACAAGAG GAGCTTATTCGTTATCTGCAATTTGGACTCTGATGGCTGGCTCTTGGTGTAGCATCATCTATTGGTCTTG GAGCTTATTCGTTATCTGCAATTTGGACTCTGATGGCTGGCTCTTGGTGTAG
- the LOC103413662 gene encoding uncharacterized protein isoform X12 has translation MHMTPFEASPGTRKLNTYNTAVKDVKVFQFGYWQICLVFYGERWLVSASNYVSRRYMSDHCDSWWTSTRAYPGAYSLSAIWTLMAGSWCSIIYWSWSLFVICNLDSDGWLLV, from the exons ATGCACAT GACTCCGTTTGAAGCATCACCAGGAACTAGAAAATTAAACACTTACAACACAGCTGTTAAAGACGTTAAAGTATTTCAATTTGGCTATTGGCAAATATGTTTGGTGTTTTATGGCGAGAGATGGTTGGTTTCTGCTTCTAATTATGTTAGCAGGAGGTACATGAGTGATCACTGCGACAGTTGGTGGACCTCAACAAGAG CATATCCAGGAGCTTATTCGTTATCTGCAATTTGGACTCTGATGGCTGGCTCTTGGTGTAGCATCATCTATTGGTCTTG GAGCTTATTCGTTATCTGCAATTTGGACTCTGATGGCTGGCTCTTGGTGTAG